The following is a genomic window from Amycolatopsis australiensis.
ACGCCGCGACGCGCCACGCGCCCGCGTCCAGCACCTCGACGGTGAAGTCCTGCGGCACGCCGTCCACATTGGACAGCAGGGTGACACCGGGCAGCGCGACCGGCGCCGCCGAGGTGATCGTCAGGACGTCCGGATACGCCCCGATCGTGTCGTCGTTCCAGAACGTCGCGGTGTCGCCGTCGACGGCATTGCCGGGGGCGTAGGTCCGCGGCCGGCCGTTGCCGCCGTTGTTCGGCGCGTGGAACGACGACGCGGCCGCCGTGGTCCCCGCGGGCCAAGCGGGCTTCGGCGGCGACGCCTGCCGCCGGAACGTCGCGACACCCCGGCCGAGCAGGCCGTCCGGGTTGGTGACGTCCCCGGTCGTGGACAGGACCTTGACGGGCCGGACGTCCCGGCTCGACGGTGCGACGACGTACTTCTGCCAGCCGGGCACGGCCCCGGCGGGAGCGGCGAGCACCCCGCTCGCCACCAGCACCGTCACCGGCAGAACTGCTCCGAGCCACTTCATCGAGGCCTCCGCAAGGGCGATTGAATCGTTTCAAGTGCTGCGCTGAGGTTCAGGCTGCGGGAGGCCTGCCAACGATGTCAACGAACCGGGCGGATCCTGTCCGGCAGGACAACCCGGGTGGCGGGTCAGTTCCCGCCGGCGATGAAGCCGCGAACGGAGTTCGCGACCAGCTCCACGGCGATGGCCGCGAGCAGCAGACCAGCCACCTTCGCCAGCAGCGTGATGCCGCTTTCCTTGATCAGCCGGATCACAACGCCGGAGTAGCGCATGCAGAGGTAGATCACGAAGTGCGTCGTGACGATCGCCAGCGCCAGCGCGATGTACGCGCCGATGTGCCCGTCGGCCTGCCGGACGAACACGATGGTCGCGGCGATCGCGCCGGGTCCGGCCAGCAGCGGCGTGCCGAGCGGCACGAGGGCTACGTTGACGTCCTCGGCCGCCGCCTCGGGCTCGTGGCCGTTGCTGGTGAGCAGCTGCAGCGCGATCAGCAGGAGCAGCAGCCCGCCCGCGCCCTGCAGCGCCGGGATGCCGATGCCGAGGTAGGCGAGGATCGCCTGGCCTGCGACCGCGAACAGGCTGATGACCAGCAGCGACACCAGGACGGCCTGCCGGGCGGCGCGCGCCCGCGTCGCCATCGGCTTGCGGCCGACCAGGCTGAGGAACACCGGCACGGTGCCGGGCGGGTCCATGATGACGATCAGGGTGATCGTCGCGCTCATGAAGAGCTTCGCGTCGAAGACGTCGGCGATCGCCATCTCAGCCCTTCACGACCTGGAACCCGGTCGCGCGCGCCACCAGCTCCTCGAGCTGCCCCGGATCGGTGGTGCACTCGCCGAGCGGGATCGTCTTGTTCGTGCCGTGGTAGTCGCTGGACCCGGTGACGAGCAGCCCCAGCTCGCCGGCCAGCTCACGGGTGCGGGCCCGCGTCGCCGCGTCGTGGTTCGGGTGGTCGGCCTCGACACCGGTGAGCCCGCGCCCGGCCAGCTCGGCGAGGGTGTCCTCGCTGATCGTGGCGCCGCGGCTGAAGGCGAACGGGTGCGCGATGACCGTGACGCCGCCGGCCGCCGCGATCATGTCGATGGCCTCCTCGACCGGCGTGTCGCGGCGGGCGACGTAGTAGCCGCGGCGCGGGCTGAGGTAGTCGGCGAACGCCTCGTCGACGGACGTGACCAGCCCGGCGCGGACCAGCGCCTGCGCGAGGTGCGGGCGGCCGGGCGGCGAGTCCTCGGGCAGCAGGCCGAAGATCTCGTCGATGTCGATCGGCAGGCCGTCGGCGGCCATCCGCTCGGCCATCCGGCGCAGCCGGGTGCGGCGCTCGGCGCGCAGCCGGGTCTGTTCGGTGACCACGGCTTCGGCCGTCGGGTCGAAGAGGTAGGCGAGCAGGTGGACGCTGATCTGGCGGCCGGTCTCGGGGTCGATCGACACGGTGGAGAGCTCGGCGCCGGGGACGAGCGTCAGGCCCGGCGGCACCGCTTCGGCGGCGGGCGCCCAGCCGGCGGTCGTGTCGTGGTCGGTGATCGCGACGACGTCGAGCCCGGCGTTCGCGGCCGCGGCGACGAGCCCGGCCGGCGTGTCGGTGCCGTCGGAGGCGGTGGAATGGGCGTGCAGGTCGATGCGCATCGTGTCCATTGTCGACGATGCGCTGCGTCACAGGCGGGACGGGTCAGCCGACGGGCTTCTTGCCCCGGGCGGCCCGCTGGGCCTTGATCATCGAGAAGCGCTCAGCCTGCTTCTGCTTGTCGCCGAACACGAGCTCGGAAATCGTGTCGTAGAACTCTTCGGGCCGCGGGAGGTAGTCGATCCGGTTGAGGGCCTGGATCTGGCCGGCGGACTCGACGACCATCGTGCCGTAGCCCATCATGCGGCCGGTCGCGGTGCGCACGTAGCTGAGGTCGGTGACCTTGCTGATCGGCATCATCAGCACCTTGGTGGTGAACACCCCGGTCGTCATCACGAACCGCTTGTCGGTCACCACCAGGCGCTCGACCCACCACTCCATCACCTGGTAGGCGAACCGCAGGACGACGAGCAGCGCGACGTACCAGAGGATGTTCTGGCCGATGTACAGCGCCGGTGGCAGCAGGTAGGACACCAGGACGCAGACGGCCAGCAGCGCGGCCGCCTCGAAGGTGTCCCACAGCAGCACCGCCCAGTGGCGGCGGATCCGGATGACCCGCCGCTCGGTGTCGAGGAGGTACTCGTCGGGGTCGCGAGGCGCGAACATGGTTCGAGGGTAGCCCCGGATCAGGCCTTGAACACGTTGCTGACGAAAGTGATGACCGATTCGGCCGAGTCGCGCAGGAACTGGATGATGTTGCCGACGAGGCCCGCCGCCTGGCCCGGCTGGGCAATGACGAAGAACAGCACCAACGCGATACCGGCGAGGCCCGCAATCTTCTTCACGTTCACCGCGATCAAATCCCGTCTCTTACGGTGACAACCGGACAAGTGCACTTAACTTGTACCGCACTGGACAGGCGCAGGGGAGGTAAGTCCCGCGCTTGGGTCAGCACGCCGTCCGAAGTGTACCGTACGGCTACTCTCCGTGTACAGGACATCGGTTTTCAGTTCGGCGCCGTCTACCCTTCGGGACATGGACGTCCCCACCCGCGCCACGATCCGCTGTGTCGGCGGCATCGTGTTCGACCCGCAGGGCCGCTTGCTGCTCATCCGGCGTGCGCACGACCCCGGATCGGGGCAGTGGTCGCTGCCGGGTGGCCGCGTCGAACCAGGCGAATCGGACGAAGCGGCCGTGGTCCGCGAACTGCGGGAGGAAACCGGGCTGGACGTGATTCCGGGCACACTGGTCGGCACGGTGACCCGCGGCCGGTTCGAGATCCACGACTACGCCTGCGCGGCGACGGGCGGCGTCCTCACGGCCGGTGACGACGCCACGGAGGCACGTTGGTCCGATGCGGCAGACCTGTCGGCCCTGGAGGCGGCCGGGGAGCTGGTGGACCTCCTGTACGTGACGCTGCGTGACTGGAACGTCCTGCCGCGGGCCTGATCCGCCGCTACAGCGGCAGCCAGGTCATCCGCTGCCCGTGCGGGGCGGTCCGCGCCAGGGCGTGGGCCTCCGGCCTCCCGTTCTCCCAGCGCACCACGCCGAGCGTCGCCAGCCCGCCGCCGACCAGGTCCGACCGGCCCGGCAGCACCACGTCCAGGCCCGCGCCGTAGAACTCCTCCGACACCCACCACAGCGGCCGGGACTCCGCCAGCGAAGCCAGCGCCGCGACGAACGCCGCGCGGCGCTCCGGTGGGAAGTACGCCAGCGCGTGGCTCGTCACCACCACCAGCGGCCCGTCCAGCGACGCGGCCGCCGACGGCAGGTCGTCCACGCCGTCCCCGGCGATGAGCCGGGGCCGGTGCTTCGCCTGCTCGGCCGCGGCCGTGCGCAGCAGCCGGATGCGGTCCGGCTGGTCCGCCCAGACGCACGCCTCCAGCCAGGCCAGCTCGTCCTCGTCCGACAGGTCCACCGGCGCGCGGTCGAGGCCCGCCCGGTCGAGCACCGCCAGCTTCTTCGGCAGCTTCGGCGCCACCGCGCCCGGCGCCAGGTCCAGCGCGCAGTGCAGCCCGACCGCGGCCTTCGCGGGACCCGCCGTCAGCTGCTCGCCGCCGTCGCACTGGTAGCGGTAGCCGAACCGGTCCAGGCCCAGCAACAGCCCCGCGCTGCAGCCGACCTCCAGCACGGCGACCTTGCCGCCCGCCTCCTTCGCCGCCCGCGCGACGCCCGGGTACAGCAGCGCCGCCCGGCGGACCTCGTTGGTCTGCGTGTAGCGCGACGCGATCAGTGCCCGCGCCTTGTCCGCCCGCTCCAGCAGGAACGACCGGAACAGCGGCCAGGTCTCGGAGTCGACCCCGTCGAAGCCGCCGAGCGACGGGTAGTACCGCGACAGCGGGTGGATCGGGTCGGCCTGCACCAGCCGGTGCGCGGCGGCCATCAGCAGCGTGCCGCGCGCCTCGCCGTCGCGGGCCACCGACAGCAACCCGGCGACGTCGTCGTCCTCCGCGGCCTGAGACGCCAGGTGCTCGTACAGCGGGGAGACGCCGCGCGCCTCCACTTCCGCGAACTTGCGCAGGATCCCCTTGATCCGGTCCAGGTCCATCAGAGCCTCATTCGTGCGGCACCGGCCGGCCCGGCTGCTCCCCGCCCCGAGTCTCCCCGTACGAGCGCTTCGGCACCATCACCTTCCGCCGGAACGTGCACACGATCGTGCCGTCCTGCTTGTAGCCGCGCGTCTCGACGTACACGACGCCCCGGTCGTCCTTGGACTTCGACGGCGTCTTGTCCAGCACCTCGGTCTCGCCGTAGATGGTGTCGCCGTGGAAGGTCGGCTTCACGTGCTTGAGCGACTCGACCTCGAGGTTCGCGATGGCCTTGCCGGAGACGTCGGGCACGGACATGCCCAGCAGCAGCGAGTAGACGTAGTTGCCGACCACGACGTTCTTGCCGAAGTCGGTCGTCTCCTCCGCGTAGTGCGCGTCGAGGTGCAGCGGGTGGTGGTTCATGGTGAGCAGGCAGAACAGGTGGTCGTCGTATTCGGTGACCGTTTTGCCCGGCCAGTGCTTGTAGACCGCACCGACCTCGAACTCCTCGTAGTACCGACCGAACTGCACTCGTCATCTCCCGTCGCGTAACACCGCGTGAGGCTGGTACGACACGCATCCGTAGTGAGGAGTACCCTCAACCATTGGTTCTCGCGCGTCAACGCGAGCCCCACCACTCTCCACCCGGCCCGAAGGAGGTGAGGAACCCCGATGAGTAGTGGCGATAGTCCGCTCCCTAGTAGTCCCAGCGTTCCCACCTCACGGGTCTTCTCCAGGTAGGCCTTTCCTTCCCGGGAACGCTGGTGTCGCCGGGCGGACGCGGTTCCGCCCCTGGTCAGTCGTCTCGCACGACCAACGCACGACGCCCAGGAGATCCCATGCCTGCCATTCCCTCGCTCGGCGGCCTGCGCGGCCGCGGCAACAAGGGCACCGTCCCCGTGCGGCCGGTCCCGGTGCCGCTGTCCGCGTACGTCGTCGACTGCGCGGTGTACGTCGGCGGCGAGCGCCTGCCCGGCCGCTGGACCCACACCGAAGCGATCAAAGAGGTCCGCAAGCGGCACGAGGGGTTCGTCTGGATCGGGCTGCACGAGCCCGACGCCGACCAGATCCAGGGCATCGCCGAGACGTTCGGGCTGCACGAGCTGGCGGTCGAGGACGCGCTCGAAGCGCACCAGCGGCCGAAGCTGGAGCGCTACGACGACACGCTGTTCCTCGTGGTCAAGACCGTCCGGTACGTCGAACACGAGTCCCCCACCACGGCGAACGAGATCGTCGAGACCGGCGAGCTGATGGTGTTCCTCGGCCGGGACTTCGTCATCACCGTCCGGCACGGGAACCACTCCGGGCTGGCGCGGCTGCGCCGCGAGCTCGACGAGGACCCCGAGCGGCTGCAGCTGGGGCCGGCCGCGGTCGTGCACGCGATCGCCGACCACGTCGTCGACCACTACCTCGACGTCACCGGCCGGATCGAGAACGACATCGACGTGATGGAGGCGCAGGTCTTCGCGCCGCGCTCGCAGATCAGCGCCGAGCAGATCTACCTGATGAAACGGGAGGTCCTCGAGCTGCGCCGCGCGGTGATGCCGCTCGCGACGCCGGTCCAGCGGCTGGCCGAGGGCTACACGCGCCTGGTGCCGGACGAGGTCCGCTCCTACTTCCGCGACGTCGCCGACCACCTCACGACCGTGTCCGAGCGGGTGGCGGCGTTCGACGAGCTGCTGTCCACACTGGTCGACGCGACCGTCGCGAAGATCTCGCTGCAGCAGAACACCGACATGCGCAAGATCACGTCGTGGGCGGCGATCATCACCGTGCCGACGATGATCGCCGGCATCTACGGGATGAACTTCGACTACCTGCCCGAGCTGCACTGGAAGTTCGGGTACCCGCTGGTGATCACCGTGATCCTGGCGATCTGCCTGTTGCTGTACCGAATATTCCGGAAGAACGGCTGGCTATAGGTCCCCTCTCTTCCCCCACTGGAGTGTTCGTGATGCCTCGCATGCTGTCCAACCTCAAGTTCTGGGCGCTCGCGCTCAGCGTGCTGTGGATCTTCGTCATCACTTTCGTCATCGTCGCCGACCCCGGGTTCGCGCACGGCATGAAGTGACGCCGGGGCGTCGTACCCTGGGGGCGTGCCGAAAGCGCTGGTGGTCTCCGACGAGGTCGACGAGCGGCTGTGGACCGACGCGGTCCGCGCCGTCGCCGTCGACCTCGTCATCGGCGCCGGCGACCTCCCCTACGACTACCTCGCCTTCCTGGCCGGCGCGCTCGACGTGCCGTGCGTGTTCGTGCCGGGCAACCACGACCCGGACCTGAGCGGATACACGCGCTACGGCGGGCTGTCCATGAAGGACGGTTTCCCGGCGGCTTGGCCGGGCCCGGCGGGCGGCATCAACGCCGACGGCCGGGTCGTCGACGTCGCCGGGCTCCGGTTCGCCGGGCTCGGCGGCTCGGTCCGCTACAACGACGGGCCGAACCAGTGGACGCAGCGCCAGCAGGCCCGCCGCGCCCGCGGCCTGGTGCGCCGGGCCCGGCTGCGGCGCTGGCGGGACGGCCGCGACGTCGACGTCCTGCTGACGCACTCGCCGCCGCTGAACCTGGGTGACCGGGACGACCCGCCGCACCGCGGGTTCGCGTGCCTGCACCGGACGATCGAGGTGCTGCGGCCGAAGTGGCTGCTGCACGGGCACATCCACCCCCACGGCGAGCCGGTGCCGGACCGCGTCGTCGGCGAAACCCGGATCCGCAACGTGGTGGGCCACCGGATCATGGAGTTCTCATGAAAGAGACGGGGTTTCCCCGCGCCGACGCGGAGAACGACTTCCTCCGCGCGCGCCGGGGCCAGGTGCTCTCGCGGCTTTCCACGTGGCTGCGCCGCGAGCCCGACGACGTCAACATCATGCTGCCGTTCCACGAGGTGGTGGAGGCGCTCGGCTACCAGGGCGAGCACCGGATCGGGCTGCGGGTGATCAAGCTGGACTCGATCGTCGGCACGGTCGACCGCAGCCGCGACTTCGACCGCCGCTTCCGCCCGACGTCGGGCCGGGTCCGCGAGCGCTGGGAGCGCCTGGCGCTGGCCGCCCGCCGCGGCGAGGAGATCCCGCCGATCGAGGTCTACCGGATCGGCGAGCTGCACTTCATCATCGACGGCCACCACCGCGTCTCGGTGGCGCTCGCCCAGGGACTGTCCACAATAGAGGCATACGTGACGGTGGTCCGGACCAAGCTGGACCCGAGCGGCATCCGGCACCGCGGCGACCTGATCGTCAAGGACTACCGGCGGCTGTTCCTGGAGCGCGTGCCGCTGACCGGCCACGCGCGGGCGTCGGTGATCGTGACGGACCCGTGGGACTACGCGAAGCTGGGCGAGCACGTGGAGGCGTGGGGCTTCCGGCTGATGCAGGACGAGGGCAGGTTCTGCGACCGGGCGAGCGTGGCCCAGCGCTGGTTCGACGAGGAGTTCGTCCCGGTGGTGGGCATGCTGCGGCAGGCGGGCATGATCGGCGACCGGACGGACGCGGAGGCGTACATGTGGGTGGCCGCCGAGCGGTACCGGCTGATCCGCACCCACCGCTGGGACGACGAGGTCATCGAGACGCTGCGGGCGCGCAGCCGCTAGAAGTCCAGGCCCGGGGTCAGGGCCAGCTGCCGCACCTGGTCCAGCGTCAGGACCGGCTCCGGGCGCTGCCGCGGCAGCCGCACGTCCTTCTGCTCCAGCACGCCGCTGTTGGTGGACCAGAACTGGACGAACACGGCCGGCGCGGCCAGCGCCACGCGGTGGGTCACGACGTCGCCGGAGACCAGCGTCGAGAGCCAGAGGTGGCCCTGGTCCGCCTGCTCCGAGCGGCACACGACCTCCTCCGGTGACCCGCACGGCGGGCCGCCCGAGTTGCCGGTCGGCAGGATCAGGGCGTAGACCGAGCCGGTCCCGCGCGCGTCGGTCACCCGGACGCCCATGTGGAACAACGCCTCGCGAGGCGCGTCGCCCGCCGGGTCGGCGATCAGGCGGAACGGGTCCGGCGGCGGGGTCTCGCCCGGGATGGTCAGCCGCGAGATCCGCACGCCCGGGTCGAGCAGCGACCGGACGGCGTTGCCGACGAGACAGCTGAGCCGTTCGGTGATCTGCGCACGCGTGGCCGTTTCCGCGGGGCACGGCGAGCTGGCGACGTCGCCGCGGCGCGGCAGCACGACCACGGCCAGCCCGAGCGCGAGCACGACCACGGCCAGCGCGACCGCGCTCGTGAGCAGGTACCGCCGGCGCGACGAGCGGGCCGCGGCCAGCACCGCTTCGCCGGACAGGCCGATCGGGGGTTCGCCTTCGGTCACGTACGTCGTCAAGGCAGCCCGGACGTCTTCCATCACCACTCCTCCGTCGTCGGCGCGGGCAGGACGGCGCGCAGGGCTTCGACCCCGCGGGCCGTCTGGGACTTGACCGTGCCTTCGGCGACGCCGAGCAGCGACGCCACCTCCGCCACCGGGAGGTCTTCGAGGAACCGCAGCACGACCATCGCGCGCTGCCTCGGCGTCAAGTCCGAAAGGGCGCGCTCCACGTCGAGCCGGACGTGACTGTCGCGGCCCGGGGGTGACTCCGTTTCCGGCGGCGAAGACGTCACGTATTCGCGGGCCGCGGTGCGTCGCCCGGCCAGGAACAGGTTCAGGAGGATGCGCCGCGCGTACGCGTCGGCCGTGTCCGGCCGGACGCGCCGCCAGCGCCGGTACAGCTGCACGAACATGGCCTGGACCAGGTCCTCGGCCGCGTGCCAGTCCCCGCACAGGGCGAACGCCACCCGGCGGAACCGCTGTACTCGCGCGGCGAAGTACTCGCTGAAGTCGAGATCTCGCGAAGCCCCCACCGGCCCTCCTTCGCACGTTGTCACTCTTACTAGTGCGCGGAGGGCCGGGGAGGTTCAACTACAGGTGCACCGCGCCCGGCGCCGCCTCGCCCTTCGGGACGCCCGGGCGCAGCAGCAGGCCGCTGAGCACCGCGCCCGCCAGGAAGATCGCCGCCGCCCAGGAGAACGCCGTCGTGTAGCTCTCGATCGCCGCTTCGGCCGCCAGCCGCGGCGTCGGGACCTTGCCCGCAAGGTACGACGTCGCCGCGTTGCCGGCCAGTGTCGACAGCAGCGCCGTGCCGATCGAGCCGCCGACCTGCTGCATCGTGTTGACCGCCGCCGACGCGACCCCCGCGTCGTGCGCCTCGACGCCGAACGTCGCGACGCTCATCGCCGGCGCCATCGCCAGGCCGATGCCGAAGCCCATCACCAGCAGCGGACCAAGCACGCCGGAGGCGTACGTGCTCTCGAGACCGATGCCGCTCAGCCAGAACAGGCCGACGGCCGCGATCGCCATGCCGGTCGGGACCAGCGGCCGCGGGCCGAACCGCGGCAGCAGCACGGCCGTGGCCGTGGTCGCCGACAGCATCAGCGTCGCGACCATCGGCAGGAACCCGATGCCGCTTTCGATCGGCGTGAACTTCAGGTTCTGCTGCACGTAGAACGTCAGGAACAGGAAGATCGCGAACATCCCGATCGCGAGCAGGAACATCGCCAGGTAGGAGCCGCCGCGGTTGCGGTCGAGGAGCACGCGCAGCGGCAGCAGCGGGTGCGAGACGCGCTGCTGCAGCCACGCGAACACGCCCAGCAGCACGACGCCGGCGGCGAGGAAGCCCCACACCGACACCGCCGACCACGAGTCCGACTCGGCGTTCGCGAAGCCGTAGACCAGCGCGAACAGGCCGGCTGACGCGGTGACCGTGCCCGGCAGGTCGAGCTTCGGGCGCGGGCCGCCGTCCTTCTGGTTGCGCAGCAGGATCGAGCTGCCGGCGAACGCGACGACGGCGAAGATGATGTTGACGAACATGCACCAGCGCCAGTCGAGGTACTCGGTGAGCACGCCGCCGAGCAGCAGGCCGACCGCCGCGCCGCCACCACCGATGGCCCCGAACACGCCGAACGCGCGGCCGCGTTCCTTCGGGTCGGTGAAGGTGGTGGTGAGCAGCGAAAGCGCGGCCGGCGCGAGCAGCGCGCCGAACACGCCCTGGGCCGCGCGGGCGACCAGCAGCATCTCGATGTTGCTCGCCGCGCCGCCGAGCGCGGAGACCGCGGCGAACCCGGCCAGGCCGACGAGCAGGGCGTTCTTGCGGCCGAAGACGTCCGCGAGGCGGCCGCCGAGCAGCAGCAGGCTGCCGAACGCCAGCGCGTACGCCGTGACGACCCATTGCCGGGCGTCGTTGGAAAAGCCCAGGTCGACCTGGGCCGAGGGCAGCGCGATGTTCACGACGGTCGCGTCCAGCACGACCATCAGCTGCGCGATGCCGATCATCACCAGGATGAGCCAGCGTCTGGCGTGGTGGGGGTTTTCGCCGGCGCGCGCGTCCCCCGGCGGCGCGACGGCGAGCGTGGACTCGGTCATGGAGGTCCTCACAGAAAGTGATCAAGACACTATGTGGAGTAGGTATCTCCCCTTACGCGACCCAAGGTACACAAGAACCGGAGATAGTGCCTCTACTTCAAGCGGTAGACTGGAGGACATGGCACGGGACGCTGGTCCCGCCGCACCGGCGCGGCCGCTGCGGCGTGACGCTGAACTCAACCGCCGTCGCATCCTCGCGTCGGCCCGCGAGGTGTTCGGCCGCCGCGGGCTCGAAGCCACGCTGGACGACATCGCGCACCACGCCGGCCTCGGCGTCGGCACGGTCTACCGCCGGTTCCCCAGCAAGGAACACCTGGTCGAGGCCATGTTCGCGGAGCGGATGGCGGAAATCGGCGAGCTCGCCGAAGAAGCGCTGAAGGCCGAGGACCCGTGGCAGGCGTTCGTCGACTTCACGTGGAAGTCGATCGAGCTGCACTCCGGCGACCGCGGGCTGCGCGAGATCATGCTGTCGAACAGGTTCGGCCACGAGCACGTCGCGGAAGCGAAAGCCCGCATGGTGCCGTTGATCACAAAGCTGGTGGAGCGCGCCAAGGCGGCGGGCGGCCTGCGCGCCGACTTCGCCCCGACGGACACCCCGCTGCTGCACATGATGATCGGCTCGGTGATCGAGTTCACGTCGGCGGTGGAGCCGGACCTGTGGCGCCGCTGCCTGGGCATGCTCCTCGACGGACTGCGCGCGAAGCCGGGCAAGCCGTCGGAGCTGGCCCACCCGCCCCTGGACATGAACGAGGTCGACGAGGCGATGTCCTGCTGGCGCCCCTGACGGGCAGCCACCAGGGGCGGGCGCGGCGCCAGGCCCCGCCGGCCCAGCCCCTGCGCGGTCACCTTCCCGCCGCGCGCCAAGCCGTTCACTCCGACGGGATGACCGCCCACAGGATCAGGTACGCCACGAACTGCGGCCCGGGCAGCAGGCAGGACAGCACGGCCAGCAGCCGTACCGTGTTCGGCTTCATGCCGAACCGCTGCGCGAGACCCGCGCAGACGCCGCCGATCATGCGGCCGTGGCGCGGGCGGGACAGTGCCCTCCTGGTGACCGGTGCGCTCATCGTCTTTTCCCTTTCCTCGAAGTTCCGATATCCCCACTTCACCACCGGAGTACCCGCTTCCGCATCGCTCCCGGGACGGATCGCTCCCTTAGGGGACGGTAAAAGCGAAAACCGTTCGAAACCTCAGGCGAAACTCAGGAAAACGGACCGCGCCGCGCTGACCTGCACATTCCGCCGCGGCCAGCGGGAAAATAATGAGAGATCTCCCCGTCAGGGCTGGTTTTTCCCGCCGATGTGGTGATACTTGCTCCCCGTGTACCCGCGTCTGAAGGCATTGGCCGTCGCGATGCTCTGCGCCCTGCTCGCCGCCTGCGCGAACACCCAGGCCGCGCCCGAGCCGTCGTCCGGGCCCACGCCGCTGACCTCGTCCGCCGCGCTGGGCGACTTCGCGACCGTCGACTACTGCAGCCTGCTCGAC
Proteins encoded in this region:
- a CDS encoding TetR/AcrR family transcriptional regulator, encoding MARDAGPAAPARPLRRDAELNRRRILASAREVFGRRGLEATLDDIAHHAGLGVGTVYRRFPSKEHLVEAMFAERMAEIGELAEEALKAEDPWQAFVDFTWKSIELHSGDRGLREIMLSNRFGHEHVAEAKARMVPLITKLVERAKAAGGLRADFAPTDTPLLHMMIGSVIEFTSAVEPDLWRRCLGMLLDGLRAKPGKPSELAHPPLDMNEVDEAMSCWRP
- a CDS encoding PspC domain-containing protein, whose amino-acid sequence is MSAPVTRRALSRPRHGRMIGGVCAGLAQRFGMKPNTVRLLAVLSCLLPGPQFVAYLILWAVIPSE